The genomic stretch ACTATGTTTGATGTGCTGtagttgttttatgtgtgtcttgtaaggtgtAGGACATCATTTATAACACTAAACAAATCAGAACATTTTGCACTCTTCAGCTTCCATAGTAAATATCTCTTTTATAAAGGTAACTTTAATAATATTAttggttacagtttcaggagagggcatctcaacatacaaacagatatatacatacaaacttcagtgacagcagacagttaaaacaccacaaaaacagacatgggcattATACAATACTATAACATTGTTTGAAGTCTCAAGGCTATTTTACAAAACTGTGGCATCACCAGGCACAGTTAGGTCATCATAGCCTCACTGTTAAacacctctgacacacacacacacacacacacacacacacacacacacacacacacacacacacacacacacacacacacacacacacacacacacacacacacacacacacacacacacacacacacacacacacacacataaacacacacacacactcaaataatttaatgaaaacaacatgaataTTGGACTCACCAAGTTGATCatatcttcttctctttctgttctgCAGACTACAAGGAGGCCTTCGGACTCTTCGACAGGGTTGGTGACAACAAGGTGGCTTACAACCAGGTCGCCGACATCATGCGTGCTCTGGGACAGAACCCCACCAACAAGGATGTGACCAAACTGTTGGGGAACCCCTCCACTGACGGTAAGAAATTTGTTTAGTCATTGTGTATCATTGAATTGGCTGCTGTTAGGGTTTGTTAGATTTATAGTTTGTGAAATTCATTCAATTTCAACTGGACAATTTATTGCTGAATAATTCTTAGAaagtattcagtcattatttaaTTCTTCTTGGGACTGAATAATATAGGCAACTGGACATACAAGATACTACTTCTCGTCCTGttaatgatgattatgatgatttttaatgtttttttaattattttttttattgcacagaTAGCATTACTAGCAGCCCGTTTAAACATTGTTATAACTAGGGAGCTAGGGAGAGATGATATGTCTGAGGTAATGTTTAGAGTGGGTGTGGTAATCAGCAATGCatgtctctgtttttattaatcatgtgtgaatgtggcgtttagcattattttttatgcattttaggaAAAAGAAACtctttacatttggaaagcggGTATAGGGATCGGAATACGATAAAACTAATGGGGTACAGGAAGAATCTCCACCAGTGAATAAGCTGAATCTTTTagagaaaatacacacaggTGCTACCAGCTAGTTGCTTGACACATTGTCCAGTCTGTTAAGTGCAGCACAGCAGTACACACTCACTGCAACATAACTGGTTGGTGTGGTCACGTGCAAAAGTTCACACCTGTTTCCACTGGGAGCCTTAGCACTCGTTTCTTTAATATAAGACTTAGTCTGGGGTtgttatttatactgtatattatgttATGGTCTTAATGGCATATATTACTACACACATTGCTTTGTAAAATTATGAAAAAGCACAGAATTTCACCTTTAATATGTGCCTCTAATGTGGTCTAGCAAAAGCTTCAGTCTCTGTAACCTTCTAACTAAAATTGCACCATGAGAATTGAGCACTATTTACAGAGCTAGTGCTGTAcctaataaaacacataaacaaaacacacatccaTCCAAATTGTCACTTTGTCAGAAAGCCTCACTGGGATCCATCATGAAAGTTTGTAACAAAGTAGAGACTGTAGTAGAAAGGTGAATAAATATAGTTGTGATGTTGAAATGAGTGTGGTGCCTATTGTCTCAACCTGTCTGGCTTCTTCATCTCCAGTGACTgttatttctgtctcttttcatGCAGACATGGCCGCCAAGAGAGTAGAGTTCGAGGCGTTCCTGCCAATGCTTCAGACCGTCGTATCCAGCCCAAACAAGGCAGGATATGAGGACTATGTTGAGGGTCTGCGTGTCTTTGACAAGGAGGGCAACGGCACAGTGATGGGTGCTGAGTTGCGCATTGTCCTTTCAACACTGGGTGAGTAAGGCCAGGGCTTGAGTGACTTGACTGTATTGTGTTACTATGTGCTTTTGCGTGTTACTAATATTCATTGTCCTCTGTCGCCCCCTACAGGAGAGAAGATGACTGAGGCTGAGATTGACGCTCTCATGCAGGGACAGGAGGACGAGAGTGGCCATGTGAACTATGAGGGTGAGCcacagttaataataatatgactAGTTTGAGGCTAATATAACACTCTATTATATTGTACACTCAAATAATGAAGTTTAGTTTACTTGTCATGCAAATAACTTCTTAGACAACAGGTGTgtgtctttgaaaaaaaagaaaaacccttgCTGCTTTGATCAAGGAAATAATTAGAAGGGAGGATATGTCggcctctgctgcttcaattttgaaaattattttttttaatctacctTGTAAGTCCTCATCTTAATGGAAGTGTAATATTAAATTGCTGTGACTctgtaaatacatatttaccCAGAAAGTGTAAAGTTTCACTTTCCACAGACACTTAAATTACATAAACCAGCGtacacatatatactgtagGTCTGCATCTGAACTTTCAAAGCTGCATTGAAttgaataatgataatattcaCATTCATCTCACTCATtaattttccttctcttttgtTCTCTCTGCTTGCTGCCCTGGTTTTCATCTACAGCCTTTGTCAAGCACATCATGTCTGTGTAAGGACCCTACCACTGCGGTGGTGAGCATTGGATATGTGCAGACCCCATGGTGTCGCGACATCCACTCACTGTTTCCTGTACAACCTGAGGAAGCAGGGGAAACAAAGGACTATGAgatatcttttattttgttcttcacttttttttctctctttttgtccaactggtgctttttttctctcctcctcctcctcctgttgtgGAAGCTTTCCCAAGCTCTTTTTCTTCATCTACACCAATGTGCCCCTGTCTTATCAGGGTGTTTGTCATCACTGGTTTACACAGTGGAGCTGTGATGGAGGGAAAGATGGGATACCCATGAACCCCTTcttccccaccaccaccaaccccGCCCGTCACTTGCTGTCTGTCTGGCTGGCTATCTGCCTCTAAAGTGACTGGTTTGGCCCAGGAATGGCCATCAAAATGAATCCACTCCTCACCCAACCCATCCATGAGTCTTAACTTATTGTACTCTCCTCTGACAATTCCCAATAAACTTTTCACAAACTCCAATTTTATTCCcaattctttttatttaaagcaagCCACAGATCATTCAGCCAGATGCATGATAAGAGAATAAcctgacatttttttgaaatgtgcttatttgctTACTTGTTGCGAGTTAGATGAGGAGATTGATACAACTCCCTTATGATacccagcagctggttagctaaGCTAGCACACAATGTGTCCATTTTAGACATTGTTTTCTTGTACAAGTTAAACAAACCAGATATAACGTGTTAATATGTGAGATTTAGAGGTGCTGGTGCTGGATTTTGTTACATTTGGACAGAAGTAGGTTATCTGTTTCCCCCCGATTGCAGTCTTTGTGCTGAGCTAAGCTAATCAGCTGCTGGCCACAGCTTCATAATGGACAAACTGACTGAGTGGTCTCAATCTTCTAGTCTAATTCTCATCAACAAAATATTTCCCATAAAGTTGAACCTTTAACTGTATGTATTGTCATCTGAAAAAGAGGACAGCACTCCAGTTTCATTTGTTGTcctttttattgtcattaattATTGTAATTGGTGTCATATCAACAAGAGAAAAACTGCGTACATCTACTTgaccttttaaatacatttacagttgCTGTAGGGTGGAGCaggaggtggggagggggtaCACGGAGATGGGGAatgcagaaaaaacacagaagcaaaCAAACAGTTGCAGGTGAGGGCAGTTATTAGGCAGGAGGCAGGATATACCACAAATGGTGTCTGAAAAAGAAACTAGATCACCCAAACACACTTTTTCCTAACAGATGTAACAGAATCCGAGTTCCCTCGGtcgttttatttttcttcatgtactatctttttaatggatttttcaaaatatttttttttaactttctttttccaCATATTGCAACAAAACATCCAGATACGGTAGCATCCGTGGTAAAACGGCATGGGATCTACACCAaacgcgcacacacagacagatttcaGAGTAGCTGCATCTTCTGATAAATCTCATGTCGCACTTGTAGCTTCTTCCTCTGCGGTTCAGACAAAAGACAGTCCTGATGAGCACAACATCGCCTGTGTTAGCAGAGGAAAGTCTATACTATTTCCTTTTCAGATTGGAGTTTGGTGGAATGAATTTCAGTTCCTGTGTTTATTACTGTTCTGGTGTATAAACTATATCGAACTACCGAGCAGGTACATATGTATGATGCTCTTCAACAGGACTGAGCTGCATTCCTTAGCAACACCAAATCAGCTGTCTGACATTGTCACCAAGCATTACACTGTAAACAACTAGTAACTACAAAACATGAACTTGTTTAATTTTTATCCAATAATTGAGGAAATAACTTactaaaatctttttttttaattacaaaatagcCTCTTTTAATATTAGAATCAATACATGCTTGTCATAACATGACCTGGTTCTTGCAATAATGCAATTTTACAGGTATATTTTATAGCCATATTGTCGcttccttttaaaatgttttgaggACATATAGATGGCAACAaacttatttttatacatgtttctatatatatttgttagatatattatatattggaTGACAAGAATGACTTGCAGTAAGGATGCTTGGTTTGTTAAGGGGTCTGGCGTCCATGCACGTTTACTGGGCAAGAACAACACGTGCTGCATGGTGTGCTGGCCACATTACTTCCACATATATGGCCACATATGTGGAAAAAAAGCTGTAGCTTCTTCAAAACACTGATCCAGGACCAGTCAAGCCAATACCTGGCCCCCACTTTGTATAATCACTCAATCCTATCTATGACCAGTGCTAAGACTGAACTATTCTATGCAACATCATTCAAAAAGAGAGGCCAAATAGCACATTTTTTGGATTAAAATAGACAGGAAATAAAGAGGACCAAAGTACAGTAGCTCCTAATTCGAGTCTCTACTTAGAGTTGGTGTTTGAGTGATGGATATTTAAGTGGAGATGCTTAGAGGCTATGGTTTGTTTGAGTAGTTGTGGTAACAGGTTGGCCTCAGGGCGGCAGGAGTGGGCAGAAAAGTTTGAGATCAGGGTGAGGATGTCCGGGGTGCACAGAGCAGCAATCCAGAGATCCAGTTTTCACAAACCCTGCTTTGCCAGAGCTGCAGTGACATCCTCAGCTAGGGTTGCTAACTGTGGCGACTCCATCATGTTGAGACTGCCGGAGGAGGATAGTTGGCTGTCCCGGTGGCGCTGGGGAGACATTGAGCCGGACAATCCTGGCGACTGGGTGACGATCTCAGCTCCGTGGTCCACTCGTGCCTTAGCTTGGTCGCGGAACATCAACCTGTGGCTCTCAATCTAATAGAGGGAGGTGGTGTGACATAGGAACATATTATTTTCAAACCATGTTGAGTGAACCAAATTATATGTATCTTTGTGAATCAGCTTTAGAATCTCTGCAAATTGTGTTTAACCCGAGAGACCTGTACGAGTCTGTTTTGGGGACTTTACTCAAAGTCTGTTGTCTTCGCCCTCAGTTGACATCAGAGCCTAATTTGATCAACACATCTCAAAGTGGCTGAATTAACTTCTACCATATGGAGTGAATGTCGCGTATACTATACCTTTACTGCTACCTTCAATGGCAGATAAAGGAATACAACAAGTTTTTGGAAGATTGACTgctgcaaacacatttttaaaaatataacacataaataaatatttttcagcAAAACTTAACTCTATGTTATAAGAGACTATGCCACATATTTTCTTAAAATTACAATAACATacattgaatatttttctgtttatatgCTCTTTGTGCAGACTGTggctttaataaaaacagatttaaagtcAGAATAAGCAGGATTTTCTGTATCTGCAGAAATCCTGATATCTccctgtatttttcttatttcactGTATTTGGGAAGCTTCTGGGATTTAGGttttgggcagtgggtgtgtagccccAAGGCAATAACAGTGCAGACTCCACAAAAACTTAGCGACATAGCGCTAGACTCAAGCGGCAAGCTCCAGCTCTGAAAAGTTAAGTCAATGTGAAAAtgacttaaacctgcattctttctAATGAGCAGCAAGGGACGACTCCACTGGCTGCAAATAGAAGTCTGATTGTatggaagtctatgagaaaatgaccctacttcccacttgatttattacctcagtttCTTTATTAGTTTATGATCTCAGTCGCTAGTTTCatgtcttcttcaatacagcacaATGTTCATTTAGTTAATTAAggtcccatttagagtaaaatagatgataaaCCAGGGCCACCTTGTGACAAGTCTTTACCACAGTGATAACGTTGGTGACATATTGTGAAACCAGATTAGATTAGGAGTACAGGCATAGCTGGCGCTATTTCAtggtgttttcagttcatgaaagttaactAACATATTGACCGCAGTAAAACGTCTTGTTCAGAGATCCTCTAAGGAATGAGCGGCTCAAGTTTTTCTGGTTAGAATATTTGTTTTAAGCCTGTTAAGCCTGCCTTGAGGACTTCAAAATGGGAGTCCACAAACTAATGGTTGACAAGTCAAGGTGGCTACAGccttttttgctctttttttaacagtctaTGGCTACACCACAGCGACATTGAGCCAGGGAGGAGAGGGcaagtttgtgttgtgtgtttacaAGCTGCAACCAACAAATCCTACTCATTCTACCAATAATGTGCACAGCTacttcaaaaaaagaagaaaaatgtgtttcttgattgactatttatttaaactgactAATAAGACAATCTATCTCTCTCAAAAACTTGATGTTTTCCTTTAAATCATGGATTGGGAGACTGGAGCTGGCACTTACCATGAAGTGGCCTCCAGTAGGAATGTGGTGAGCATTATCCAGGGAACCCACCTTGGCTTGGGCTTTGTCTTTGAAGTCCAACTTCACACTCTCTATACGCACGTTACCGCCCCCTAGAGAGAAGTAAGGAAGTGTAAAAACAGTACACACAAAACTGAGACATGAGAATAAATTATAATCAAATCTATTTGTGTTTGGAGTTTGTCTAgggcagtggtctccaaccctgctcctggagagctactgccctgcatgttttaggtatctcctcactctaacacacctgattctaataatcaactcgttatcaagccctttgacgagcctcagctgcttgataacgagttagagtgaggagatacctaaaacatgcagggcagtagctctccaggagcagggttggagaccactggtctaggGTAATAAtgacagaattaaaaaaaaacctgaataataCACTGATGTCCATGTCACCATGTCTCTACTCAAATGGCAACTATCTAAACTTTAGAGAGGAACATATGAGGTTGGGAAATGTGCTTGTGTAAAGCAACAATCACAAAAGGGACATCAGTTGAAATTATGCATGGCCCTTGAGCCttcaataaataaaggttataaaatataaacatgagaCCAGCAGATGGGGCTGCAGGACCTGAAGCTGCCACCATCTGGTTTCATTTGCATCTGGGATGGGAGCAACATCTCACAGCCAAGCAGCAAGCAGTCTGGAAGCCATGCAGGCAATGTTACAGCATCTTTTCAACACTGTATTAATAATCAGATTGCAGTGTTTTTGGTTGACAGTAATTGTATTGCTTCCAACAGTAAtgatttaaaggaccagttcacTCAAATAAGAATAATATTTTCTAATCATGCAGATTTGGTTTGCAAAAAATTAATATACCACTGGGCACCATAGCACCATCAAATCGCAATGGAGGTGAACAGAATTCAGTTTCAAAAACTGTACCAAAAACTGTTAGCACGCACAATATAATAGTCAGAGCTGATtgcaatttaaatatattatttagaTTGGATTAGGTTTCCTTTTTTTGGTGgcttgttttcacattcaattTTAAACAGGTAAACGAGTCTTAAAAAATCTATCCTGTAGGACTCCTTAAGAGGTATCTGATGTATTACTACCAGACAGATATTATGTGTGATTGGTTACTGAGCCACAAGTCTCCCACCCCTTGCAGgtcatatttcatttatatgaaCCTTTTCTCCACAATATGTGCCAGACTCTCCCTACCAGCTGCCTCATTGCACTCCTGGCCAGGGATTCACTGCTTCTcaaagaaagtaaaatgtgGACAGTGATTGGAAATACCCTAAGATGTTGAGTTAAATTCCCCCTGAAGGTGAACAAGCTGCCTGTTACCTGGTCGATGATGGATGTTGTCTAGAGAGCCACACTTAGAGGTCACATGGCTCAAATCAATCTTCTTGTTCTGTATCAGCACCTGTAAACAGCAAAGTCAGAGGGAGACAAGGTCAGGGGACACAGTTCACACAGAAATTAAAAATTCCTGCTGACCCCTCATGATGTCCACATAAAAGATACAGATGTTATCATCTCTTCagtctgcagttttttttacatttcaacacAATGAAATCTAATTGCATGTAATTAGTAGATAGCgcaagcaaaaaaacaaaaaaaagcataagTGCAGAATACCAGTGACTATTAAATGACAGTCCTTGCATTCTGCTGTGTGGAGTACTGCTGATGTCTTTTAAACGAACCAAATCAAGATTCATTAAAAGCTATGTGGGTCCTGtaactgtgttttaaagtgcACATCTGAGTTAATAATGTATTAGCACATTCTCAAAAAGAATATACAGCATAATATTGAAGATTCAGTGTAAGACAGTGAGGAgatatgtgttcatgtgtttcaCCCCGGGGATataaagagaaaggaaagaggaaaccACAGAGATATGTGTAAGAAGTGAACTgatgagacagaaaacagagcagagctATAAAGCGTTTGACACAGCACAATGAACAAGAGGAGATAACAATACATCTTGACATGAATCACTAGGACAAACCTGTGGTCAGCAATCTCTTTGCCAAGTCAgtgatttaaatgtcttttgtgACCAATGATTTGGTGTTCATCTTTTTAAAGGGCTTTGCTTTCTTAAGTAGCCTGACAGGAAAAGTGAGACAATGATGAACATTGTGGTTCATTGGGCCacaacaccaccaacaacacCATGAGCACAAATTTCAGTGTGCACCGTACCCGTAGTTTATCTACCAGGACGCCCTCACACATGCATAACACTAGAAAAGATATACAGCATGATTTTAAAGACAAGAGATGAGATGTGGTTTGTGCCAGCGTGGGTGAACATAATGCTGCAGGTTGGCTCACCTCTCCAGCAATAAATCCATAAATCCAAATAAATCCACTAACCCTGTTATGCTTTagctgtttttattcctttggCCATGTTCACATTATTTACAGAGAATCCACtacatttgatgacttaaaaaaaaaaaatctgttttgcaTGATTCATAAAACGTTTTAGGTGGGGGTGAAACAGACCAACATGAAAGGACAGGTCTGCTAATGTGTATCAAGTGCATGTATGACAACAAATACAGGCAAACattataaagtatttaaagttgCTTTACCTGCACTTGGTAGCTTAACACCATAGCAGCTCTACTAAGATGTTACTGGATCTTAAATACCCATTATTGGTGCAATACGTTACCAAATATTTTCATGTCAGTCATGAGTCATGAAGCCTCCAGGATGAGTGGGGTATCTTAGAGTCCCCCTCCtctcaaaatatgtttttcttcttgttcctacagctGAATATGCAGAATGGTGTTTGACcagagtttgacactggaaggctgttttcacattcatgtgCACAAAgaagaaagtttctctgtgcccGTAGGAAAATTGATTTTAAGGCGTGGTcctatgagcaggatttgtgacatcacaactggtTTTGAGGCCAATCCTGTTccagtattcaacttacacaagtgtgatgtggaaacgtgaagccttcagtgcacaaacactgagaatcaACTTAACAGTGAGGTAaaagacatcttgtgtccagcagttaaatgACAATTGCATATTTATAAATTCTGGAttttaaaatcctgcttttcCTGTGCTTCCAGGTTAAGGCTGCGTTCCTTCCCTTGTTTGACTATGTTGATCTGCTGTACATACATGTCCTTGAACAATGTTTGCATTGGCTGGATACTGTGTACAACAGTACTCTGAGGCAGGAGTTCAGTGGCCTTCACTGGCCTTATGCAGACTCACTCGCTGGTACATTAATTTAAGTCCATCCTTGGTCTGCTCCCCTTTTACTTTAATGGGTATATCTCACTTAAAAATAGTAATTATTGTTTACACTCAAATTACACCTTCTTACTGTCTGTCCCTGAGATTTGCATTGAACTTGGCAAACAGGTCTTTCTGTTCATGTATCTGATTTATCTGTTCAAGGATTATCAACAACTttggtttttcattttaaggAACAAAGTTAAATACAGAAGGAGTGAGACACCACTTCACTTCTAGTATTTTAATGACTTAAACCTTACCAGTGCAGTCCAGCTCCCTCAGCTGTTAGAGCTGTCAG from Scomber scombrus chromosome 13, fScoSco1.1, whole genome shotgun sequence encodes the following:
- the myl1 gene encoding myosin light chain 1, skeletal muscle isoform, with the protein product MAPKKDAKAPAKKAEPAKKAEPAPAPAPEPAPAPAAAPAVDLSAVKVEFTPDQLEDYKEAFGLFDRVGDNKVAYNQVADIMRALGQNPTNKDVTKLLGNPSTDDMAAKRVEFEAFLPMLQTVVSSPNKAGYEDYVEGLRVFDKEGNGTVMGAELRIVLSTLGEKMTEAEIDALMQGQEDESGHVNYEAFVKHIMSV